In Myxococcus guangdongensis, one genomic interval encodes:
- a CDS encoding energy transducer TonB, which produces MSTSALDSDFVLPRRGGNGLFVGFVAGSLVLHGLGLVVLHTRPPERTAPQRPVELVMVEVAKPPPPPPEVKEEPKPEPPPPPKVRLKPPPVKVAQASRPLPPPPQEAPPPPNETPPPSAKPAPLVVGMSMSSTTSAGGFAAPVGNTLYGRTADKAKAPQEVKTYSAPKYTPIYQVDREPQLASEVKVPYPEEARRLGVEGTVTLSITIDPEGRVVNARVLNGPGHGLEEAARNAILRFRFRPAFKGGEAVSTEMKYAYTFLLD; this is translated from the coding sequence ATGAGTACGAGCGCGCTCGACAGTGATTTCGTCCTCCCTCGCAGGGGCGGCAACGGGTTGTTCGTGGGGTTCGTCGCGGGCTCGCTCGTGTTGCACGGGTTGGGGTTGGTGGTGCTGCACACCCGTCCTCCCGAGCGCACCGCGCCGCAGCGGCCCGTGGAGTTGGTGATGGTGGAGGTGGCGAAGCCGCCGCCTCCTCCGCCCGAGGTGAAGGAGGAGCCCAAGCCCGAGCCGCCTCCGCCGCCCAAGGTGCGCCTGAAGCCTCCGCCGGTGAAGGTGGCCCAGGCCTCCAGGCCCCTGCCGCCTCCGCCCCAGGAGGCGCCGCCGCCCCCCAACGAGACGCCGCCTCCGAGCGCGAAGCCCGCGCCGTTGGTGGTGGGCATGTCGATGTCCTCCACCACCAGCGCCGGGGGCTTCGCGGCCCCGGTGGGCAACACGCTCTACGGTCGCACCGCCGACAAGGCCAAGGCGCCGCAAGAGGTGAAGACCTACAGCGCGCCGAAGTACACGCCCATCTACCAGGTGGACCGTGAGCCGCAGCTCGCCAGCGAGGTGAAGGTCCCCTATCCCGAGGAGGCGCGCAGGCTGGGCGTCGAGGGCACGGTGACGCTGTCCATCACCATCGACCCGGAGGGCCGCGTCGTGAACGCGCGGGTGCTCAACGGGCCGGGGCACGGACTGGAGGAGGCCGCGCGCAACGCCATCCTCCGCTTCCGCTTCCGTCCCGCCTTCAAGGGCGGCGAGGCCGTGTCCACCGAGATGAAGTACGCCTATACCTTCCTGCTCGATTGA
- a CDS encoding ExbD/TolR family protein yields the protein MAGGAQENEEEITGINVTPLVDVVLVLLIIFMVTANFIVRETVEVDLPRAANGGETVQGLVNVVLDKEGKLYFDGAPVTEPELSAKVAEAVAKDKDTRAIISADQTIAYGQVMRLIDTVKGQGIAKFALNIEKDAAPAPRG from the coding sequence ATGGCCGGAGGAGCGCAGGAGAACGAAGAGGAAATCACGGGCATCAACGTCACGCCGCTGGTGGACGTGGTGCTGGTGCTGCTCATCATCTTCATGGTGACGGCGAACTTCATCGTCCGCGAGACGGTGGAGGTGGACCTGCCCCGCGCGGCCAACGGCGGCGAGACGGTGCAGGGCCTGGTCAACGTCGTGCTCGACAAGGAGGGCAAGCTCTACTTCGACGGCGCGCCCGTCACCGAGCCGGAGCTGTCCGCCAAGGTCGCGGAGGCCGTGGCCAAGGACAAGGACACGCGCGCCATCATCAGCGCCGACCAGACCATCGCCTACGGACAGGTGATGCGCCTCATCGACACGGTGAAGGGTCAGGGCATCGCGAAGTTCGCCCTCAACATCGAGAAGGACGCCGCGCCCGCGCCGCGGGGCTGA
- a CDS encoding MotA/TolQ/ExbB proton channel family protein: MSSIAVIAQAHAENLGWLSSKLLGFTLTSAEWVLWILVCLSVLSIGIMLERAVYFARYRLADSEALAVRLARGEHEAVRVAIQGKRGMEAAIIREGLASSEQGADTVEQVIASTMARERPQYERFLSFLGTLGNNAPFIGLFGTVLGIIKAFNDLGATNVKGAAIQQTVMGGISEALVATAVGLAVAIPAVVAFNVFNRQLKTLTSRANALGHALVGSLRAEAR; this comes from the coding sequence ATGTCGTCCATCGCGGTCATCGCCCAGGCTCACGCGGAGAACCTCGGGTGGCTCAGCAGCAAGCTGCTCGGCTTCACGCTCACCTCCGCCGAGTGGGTGCTCTGGATTCTGGTGTGCCTGTCGGTGCTGTCCATCGGCATCATGCTGGAGCGCGCGGTGTACTTCGCCCGGTACCGGCTGGCGGACTCGGAGGCGCTCGCGGTGCGCCTGGCGCGCGGCGAGCACGAGGCGGTGCGCGTGGCCATCCAGGGCAAGCGCGGCATGGAGGCCGCCATCATCCGCGAGGGCCTGGCCTCCAGCGAGCAAGGCGCCGACACCGTGGAGCAGGTGATTGCGTCCACCATGGCGCGCGAGCGTCCCCAGTACGAGCGCTTCCTGTCCTTCCTGGGCACGCTGGGCAACAACGCGCCCTTCATCGGCCTGTTCGGCACGGTGCTCGGCATCATCAAGGCGTTCAATGATTTGGGCGCCACCAACGTGAAGGGCGCGGCCATCCAGCAGACCGTCATGGGCGGCATCTCCGAGGCGCTCGTCGCCACGGCGGTGGGCCTGGCCGTCGCGATTCCCGCCGTCGTCGCGTTCAACGTCTTCAACCGTCAGCTCAAGACGCTCACCAGTCGCGCCAACGCCCTGGGCCACGCCCTGGTCGGCAGCCTGCGCGCGGAGGCTCGCTAG
- a CDS encoding SDR family oxidoreductase gives MRAMQGKCVVVTGASMGIGEELSVALAARGANLVLAARSEDALQRVKQRCEAAGGKAVAVATDVGEPEACRRMVAKAVEVFGGVDVLVNNAGISMDAKFEDITDLGIFERLMRINYLGAVYCTHAALPSLKSRRGLLVAISSLTGKTGVPTRTGYAASKHAMHGFFDSLRVELMGTGVDVTVVCPGFVSTNVRANALGKDGKPLQVSAHDESEGNNMDVATCVAIILRAMDRREREVVMTPKGKVGQYLKLFTPGLLDRIVFKTIQDRRR, from the coding sequence ATGCGGGCCATGCAAGGCAAGTGTGTGGTCGTGACGGGTGCCTCCATGGGCATCGGCGAGGAGCTGTCGGTGGCGCTGGCGGCGCGGGGCGCGAACCTGGTGCTGGCGGCCCGGAGCGAGGACGCGCTCCAGCGGGTGAAGCAGCGCTGCGAGGCGGCCGGCGGCAAGGCCGTGGCGGTGGCCACGGACGTGGGAGAGCCGGAGGCGTGCCGGCGGATGGTGGCGAAGGCGGTGGAGGTCTTCGGCGGCGTGGACGTGCTCGTCAACAACGCGGGCATCTCCATGGACGCGAAGTTCGAGGACATCACGGACCTGGGCATCTTCGAGCGGCTGATGCGCATCAACTACCTGGGCGCGGTGTACTGCACGCACGCCGCGCTGCCCTCGCTGAAGTCGCGGCGCGGGTTGTTGGTGGCGATCTCGTCGCTGACGGGGAAGACGGGTGTGCCCACGCGCACGGGCTACGCGGCGAGCAAGCACGCGATGCACGGGTTCTTCGACTCGCTGCGCGTGGAGCTGATGGGCACGGGGGTGGATGTCACGGTGGTGTGCCCCGGCTTCGTGTCCACCAACGTGCGCGCCAACGCGCTGGGCAAGGACGGCAAGCCGCTCCAGGTGAGCGCGCATGACGAGAGCGAGGGCAACAACATGGACGTGGCCACCTGCGTGGCCATCATCCTGCGCGCCATGGACCGGCGCGAGCGCGAGGTGGTGATGACCCCCAAGGGCAAGGTGGGCCAGTACCTCAAGCTCTTCACTCCGGGCCTGCTGGACCGCATCGTCTTCAAGACCATCCAGGACCGGCGTCGGTAG